A region from the Halomonas piscis genome encodes:
- a CDS encoding DUF7305 domain-containing protein codes for MHKQKGAALVVVLALLAGAMIVGVSGMQGSLINERLAGNYRASVLAQMAAESGAAKAYFADMKKAPRVGPCEKFREKVIDKKARSSSDYFSLPKKNKISLGYYAFNCVDNEKERKVVVGQVKSQSMDKNNINEYVASFAYTVRVPSDDNADITVVSGEEGVELEGSAKVVGNIKTLGEVELDGNSSVEGNVESGDEDGVELEGSSSISGNVKTPGNVEISGGSKVGGEIEAGGDIEVPDRWNDDDINKKEGDGNIDYDGFISSSGLPDVRSLYKLVDKHTRKLKSPIYGYDEIEVGDYPRVDGYFEDEGLKVFNKKSSKKELLVEGDKLDVSYIPCLDGEATVVRIEDFDQYNGILEVKTNTVLVVDDDFTLGDGGGKSLVFSGEEAALTVFVTGEVELHSALDMRGDSVINENGQPRLVIYALGDEDDDDGGDVEISGSAHVVAKIYAPQSKIEIEGSSTLTGAIWGNEVELSGSSSFTAAGSLTSCTGGSASAGGGTSGGGTGEGFWWH; via the coding sequence ATGCATAAGCAAAAAGGTGCGGCGCTGGTGGTGGTGCTGGCGCTGCTGGCCGGCGCAATGATCGTCGGTGTTTCCGGGATGCAGGGATCGTTGATCAACGAACGCCTGGCGGGTAATTATCGTGCTTCCGTCTTGGCACAGATGGCCGCAGAGTCGGGAGCAGCAAAAGCATATTTTGCCGACATGAAAAAAGCTCCACGGGTTGGGCCGTGTGAAAAATTTCGAGAAAAAGTGATTGATAAAAAAGCCCGAAGTTCTAGCGACTATTTTTCTCTTCCTAAGAAAAACAAAATATCTTTAGGTTATTATGCTTTTAATTGCGTGGATAATGAAAAAGAAAGGAAGGTTGTTGTTGGTCAGGTAAAATCCCAGAGTATGGATAAAAATAACATTAACGAATATGTGGCCTCTTTTGCTTACACGGTTAGGGTGCCGTCTGATGATAATGCCGATATTACTGTGGTAAGCGGCGAAGAGGGTGTCGAGCTGGAAGGTAGTGCGAAAGTTGTAGGTAACATAAAAACTTTGGGTGAGGTGGAGCTTGATGGTAACTCCAGCGTAGAGGGCAATGTGGAGTCTGGTGACGAAGACGGTGTCGAGCTTGAGGGTAGCTCCAGCATTAGCGGTAATGTGAAAACCCCAGGCAATGTTGAAATTAGCGGCGGTTCAAAAGTGGGTGGTGAGATTGAAGCGGGTGGCGATATTGAGGTGCCCGACCGGTGGAATGATGACGATATAAATAAAAAAGAAGGCGACGGCAATATTGACTATGATGGTTTCATTTCTTCATCTGGACTTCCCGATGTCAGAAGCCTATATAAACTGGTTGACAAGCATACAAGGAAATTAAAGAGCCCAATTTATGGGTATGATGAAATAGAGGTGGGGGATTATCCGCGCGTTGATGGCTACTTTGAAGACGAAGGGCTCAAGGTTTTTAATAAAAAAAGTAGTAAAAAAGAACTGTTAGTGGAGGGCGATAAACTAGATGTGTCTTATATTCCTTGCCTAGATGGGGAGGCCACGGTGGTGCGTATCGAAGATTTTGATCAATATAACGGGATTCTTGAGGTTAAAACCAATACCGTGCTTGTAGTCGACGATGATTTCACCTTGGGCGATGGTGGCGGAAAAAGCCTTGTGTTTTCTGGCGAGGAGGCCGCTTTAACGGTATTTGTGACCGGTGAGGTAGAGCTGCATAGCGCGTTGGATATGCGCGGCGACAGTGTCATTAATGAAAACGGTCAGCCCCGCTTGGTAATTTACGCCTTGGGTGATGAAGATGACGATGATGGCGGAGATGTTGAGATTAGCGGTAGTGCGCACGTCGTGGCTAAGATCTATGCACCACAATCTAAGATAGAAATTGAGGGTTCAAGCACTCTGACGGGGGCCATTTGGGGCAACGAAGTGGAGCTCAGTGGCTCTTCAAGCTTCACCGCAGCGGGGTCTTTGACGAGCTGCACTGGCGGCTCAGCATCAGCGGGCGGCGGTACAAGTGGTGGCGGGACAGGCGAAGGTTTTTGGTGGCATTAG
- the lspA gene encoding signal peptidase II, with amino-acid sequence MPEAHRNHAQAAPMGRAMHRPLRWLWLALAVVVLDLATKYAASHLLGYAEPVKVLPFFNLTLVHNTGAAFSFLASHPGWQRWLFAAIAVAACIGLGVWLARLKADEKRLACALALIIGGALGNLFDRVVHGYVVDFLSFHAAGWYYPAFNVADIAITLGAIGLIWESILGDRRRRIQQARH; translated from the coding sequence ATGCCTGAGGCCCACCGCAACCACGCTCAGGCAGCGCCCATGGGCCGCGCCATGCACAGACCCCTGCGCTGGCTGTGGCTGGCGCTGGCCGTGGTGGTGCTGGACCTGGCCACCAAGTATGCCGCCAGCCACCTGCTGGGCTACGCCGAGCCGGTGAAGGTGCTGCCGTTTTTCAACCTGACGCTGGTGCACAACACCGGGGCGGCGTTCAGCTTTCTGGCAAGCCACCCGGGCTGGCAGCGCTGGCTGTTCGCCGCCATCGCCGTGGCCGCCTGTATCGGGCTCGGCGTGTGGCTTGCGCGCCTGAAGGCCGACGAGAAACGCCTGGCCTGCGCGCTTGCGCTGATCATCGGCGGGGCGCTGGGCAACCTTTTTGACCGGGTGGTGCACGGCTACGTGGTGGACTTTCTCTCCTTCCACGCCGCCGGCTGGTACTATCCGGCGTTTAACGTCGCCGATATCGCCATTACGCTGGGGGCCATCGGCCTGATCTGGGAGTCGATCCTGGGCGATCGCCGACGCCGCATCCAACAAGCGAGGCACTAA
- a CDS encoding YeeE/YedE family protein, with the protein MSDAFEGEAPPPVARYRIAGLATAAVMLGSVLLGALFAANIGLLLIVGGLFGAVLYHAAFGFTSAWRVLITRRRGRGLRAQMLMLAVAVVLFFPALGAGSLNGMAVEGFVAPLGISVLVGAFLFGLGMQLGGGCASGTLFTAGGGNARMLITLVFFIVGSVIGTAHFSFWTELPALPPVSLVNVGGAYGGMAISLLLFAAIAAVTVVLEKRRYGELERAAPAPRRGFGRLLAGPWPLLAGAVALALLNFATLALAGRPWGITSALALWGAKGFSLLGGDVTQWGYWQSPGNAAALEASVWGDITTVMNVGIMLGALAAANLAGRFAPNFRIPLRSLAAAVIGGLLLGYGARLAFGCNIGAYFSGIASGSLHGWLWLLAAFAGNMLGVRLRPLFFTGEAARRPVAKTS; encoded by the coding sequence ATGAGTGACGCTTTTGAGGGCGAAGCGCCGCCGCCGGTAGCGCGCTACCGCATTGCCGGGCTGGCAACGGCCGCGGTGATGCTGGGCAGCGTGCTGCTCGGCGCGCTGTTTGCCGCCAATATCGGTCTTTTGCTGATTGTCGGCGGGCTCTTTGGCGCGGTGCTCTACCACGCCGCCTTCGGCTTTACCTCGGCCTGGCGGGTGCTGATCACCCGGCGCCGGGGGCGCGGGCTGCGCGCACAAATGCTGATGCTGGCCGTCGCCGTGGTGCTGTTTTTCCCCGCGCTGGGGGCGGGCAGCCTGAACGGCATGGCGGTGGAGGGCTTTGTGGCCCCGCTGGGTATCTCGGTGCTGGTGGGCGCCTTTCTGTTCGGTCTGGGGATGCAGCTGGGCGGCGGCTGCGCCTCGGGCACGCTGTTCACCGCCGGCGGTGGCAACGCCCGCATGCTGATCACGTTGGTGTTTTTCATCGTCGGCTCGGTGATCGGCACCGCGCACTTTAGCTTCTGGACGGAGCTGCCGGCGCTGCCGCCGGTGTCGCTTGTCAACGTCGGCGGCGCCTACGGCGGCATGGCGATCAGCCTTTTGCTGTTCGCCGCCATTGCCGCGGTCACGGTGGTGCTCGAAAAGCGCCGCTACGGCGAGCTGGAACGCGCCGCCCCGGCGCCGCGCCGCGGGTTTGGCCGGCTGCTGGCCGGCCCCTGGCCTTTGCTCGCGGGGGCGGTAGCGCTGGCGCTGTTGAACTTTGCCACCCTCGCCCTTGCCGGGCGGCCCTGGGGCATTACCTCGGCGTTGGCGCTGTGGGGGGCCAAGGGCTTTTCGCTGCTGGGGGGCGACGTTACCCAGTGGGGCTACTGGCAGTCGCCGGGCAACGCCGCTGCCCTGGAGGCAAGCGTCTGGGGCGATATCACCACGGTGATGAACGTCGGCATCATGCTCGGCGCGCTGGCGGCGGCGAACCTTGCCGGGCGCTTTGCGCCCAACTTTCGCATTCCGCTGCGCTCGTTGGCGGCGGCGGTGATCGGCGGCCTGCTGCTGGGTTACGGCGCGCGGCTGGCCTTTGGCTGCAACATCGGCGCCTATTTCAGCGGCATTGCCTCGGGCAGCCTGCACGGCTGGCTGTGGCTGTTAGCCGCCTTTGCCGGCAATATGCTGGGGGTTAGGCTGCGCCCGCTGTTCTTCACCGGCGAGGCGGCACGGCGACCCGTGGCCAAGACGTCTTAG
- the fkpB gene encoding FKBP-type peptidyl-prolyl cis-trans isomerase, with product MSDDRNRAGHDPASHAYTVGEGMEVTLHFTLKLEDETVVDSTRDKDPATFEFGDGNLPPGFEHPLKGLEAGARERFTIPPEHAFGQHNEQNIQFLKRDDFGDQEPEEGLMFSFADKAGTELPGVVKEVEGDRVEVDFNHPLAGRTLTFEVEVINVRPATTH from the coding sequence ATGAGTGACGACCGTAACCGGGCGGGCCACGACCCTGCCAGCCACGCCTATACCGTTGGCGAGGGCATGGAAGTAACCCTGCACTTCACGCTCAAGCTGGAAGACGAAACCGTGGTGGATTCCACCCGGGACAAGGACCCGGCCACCTTCGAGTTCGGCGACGGCAATCTGCCGCCGGGGTTCGAGCACCCGCTCAAGGGCCTGGAAGCGGGGGCGCGCGAGCGTTTCACCATTCCTCCCGAGCACGCCTTCGGCCAGCACAACGAGCAGAACATCCAGTTTCTCAAGCGCGACGACTTCGGCGACCAGGAGCCCGAAGAGGGGCTGATGTTTTCCTTTGCCGACAAGGCGGGAACCGAGCTGCCCGGCGTGGTCAAAGAGGTAGAGGGCGACCGCGTGGAGGTCGACTTCAACCACCCGCTGGCCGGGCGCACCTTGACCTTCGAGGTGGAAGTCATCAACGTAAGGCCTGCAACGACCCATTGA
- the ispH gene encoding 4-hydroxy-3-methylbut-2-enyl diphosphate reductase, which yields MQTDSVQSHPVQTGAAEAQPVAIKLANPRGFCAGVDRAIDIVNRALDVFGPPIYVRHEVVHNRFVVETLRERGAVFVEELDEVPDDVIVIFSAHGVSRAVQQDAERRGLKVFDATCPLVTKVHMEVLRYAKRGRECVLIGHHGHPEVEGTMGRYDTSHGGQIYLVENEEDVASLKVKNPEHLAFVTQTTLSMDDTARVIDALRERFPDIQGPRKNDICYATQNRQDAVRDLAAESGLVLVVGSPNSSNSNRLRELSERMGTPAHLIDNAAQIDPDWLGGIERIGVTAGASAPEVLVKGVIERLQELGASLPEELAGREEDITFSMPRELREEVIAKG from the coding sequence ATGCAAACTGATTCCGTGCAGAGTCATCCGGTACAGACCGGCGCGGCAGAGGCGCAGCCGGTGGCCATCAAGCTGGCCAATCCGCGCGGCTTTTGTGCCGGCGTGGATCGGGCCATCGACATCGTCAATCGGGCGCTGGACGTGTTCGGCCCGCCCATCTACGTGCGCCACGAGGTAGTGCACAACCGCTTCGTGGTGGAAACCCTGCGCGAGCGCGGCGCGGTGTTCGTCGAGGAGCTCGACGAGGTGCCCGACGACGTCATCGTCATCTTCTCCGCTCACGGCGTTTCCCGCGCCGTGCAGCAGGACGCCGAGCGCCGGGGGCTCAAGGTCTTCGACGCCACCTGCCCGCTGGTGACCAAGGTGCACATGGAAGTGCTGCGCTACGCCAAGCGCGGCCGCGAGTGCGTGCTCATCGGGCACCACGGCCACCCCGAGGTGGAAGGCACCATGGGGCGCTACGATACCTCCCACGGCGGGCAGATCTACCTGGTGGAAAACGAGGAAGACGTGGCAAGCCTCAAGGTGAAGAACCCCGAACACCTGGCGTTTGTGACCCAAACCACGCTGTCCATGGACGATACCGCCCGGGTGATCGATGCCCTGCGCGAGCGCTTCCCCGACATTCAGGGCCCGCGCAAGAACGACATCTGCTACGCCACCCAGAACCGTCAGGACGCGGTGCGCGACCTGGCCGCCGAAAGCGGCCTGGTGCTGGTGGTGGGTAGCCCCAACAGCTCCAACTCCAACCGCCTGCGCGAGCTTTCCGAGCGCATGGGCACGCCGGCCCACTTGATCGACAACGCCGCGCAGATCGACCCCGACTGGCTCGGCGGCATCGAACGGATCGGCGTGACCGCCGGCGCCAGCGCCCCGGAAGTGCTGGTCAAGGGCGTGATCGAGCGTCTGCAGGAGCTCGGCGCCAGCCTGCCCGAGGAGCTCGCCGGCCGCGAGGAGGACATCACCTTCTCCATGCCCCGGGAGCTGCGCGAAGAGGTCATTGCCAAGGGCTGA
- a CDS encoding GspH/FimT family pseudopilin yields the protein MRRARGFTLIELLVALAVAILLITVAVPGFTGLLARQQVAADVNQIASAFQLARSEAIKQRREVQVSVEVQPNERGWTIEVREGDTLVRRVTGGGKNVSFTPDEVEVTYGPLGMAEGKGCPCELAIEPVGSGAGEPRIIKISKAGGLTIEDDKDA from the coding sequence ATGCGGCGAGCGCGCGGCTTTACCCTGATCGAGCTTTTGGTCGCCCTGGCCGTGGCGATACTGCTGATCACGGTGGCGGTGCCCGGCTTTACCGGCCTGCTCGCCCGCCAGCAGGTCGCGGCCGACGTAAACCAGATAGCATCGGCGTTTCAGCTCGCCCGCAGCGAGGCGATCAAGCAGCGTCGCGAAGTGCAGGTAAGCGTGGAAGTGCAGCCGAATGAGCGCGGCTGGACGATAGAGGTTCGGGAAGGCGACACGCTGGTCAGGCGCGTGACGGGGGGCGGCAAGAACGTTAGTTTTACCCCTGATGAGGTGGAGGTAACGTATGGCCCCCTGGGAATGGCGGAAGGCAAAGGCTGTCCGTGCGAGCTGGCTATTGAGCCTGTCGGTAGCGGGGCAGGAGAGCCACGCATCATCAAGATCAGCAAGGCCGGCGGGTTGACAATAGAGGACGACAAAGATGCCTAG
- a CDS encoding NAD-dependent malic enzyme — MTTSKRPLYIPYAGPALLEMPLLNKGSAFTGEERVAFNLIGLLPQDRETIEDQVERAYRQYQQCNSDLERHIYLRAIQDDNETLYFRLVSEHLEEMLPIIYTPTVGKACQEFSNIYRNHRGLFINYPDRDYMDDILRSATKEKIKVIVVTDGERILGLGDQGIGGMGIPIGKLALYTACGGISPAYTMPITLDVGTNNQALLDDPMYMGWRHKRVSQEEYDAFMDQFVAAVKRRWPNALVQFEDFAQANAVPLLERYRDELCCFNDDVQGTASVVVGTLMAACQARQQTLADQRIVFVGGGSAGCGIAEQVIVAMQAQGMSEEKARERVYMVDRDGLMTTDQDWHRDFQRRLAHDPSVAAEWQGQGLDETVAQVKPTVLIGVCGQKGIFTERVVRTMHEHCENPVIFPLSNPTSQAEAVPEDLLEWTNGAALVATGSPFEPVVHNGRSIPIAQCNNAYIFPGIGLGVVSANASKVTDEMLMSASRALAREAPLVKEGKGALLPALSRIREISMAIAFEVAAQAQHDGVALKTDGNRLREAIARNCWEPEYRTYRRSAI; from the coding sequence ATGACCACGAGCAAGCGCCCATTATATATCCCCTACGCCGGCCCCGCCCTGCTGGAAATGCCGCTGCTGAACAAGGGCAGTGCGTTTACCGGGGAAGAACGCGTGGCCTTTAACCTCATCGGGCTTCTGCCCCAGGACCGGGAGACCATCGAGGATCAGGTGGAACGCGCCTATCGCCAGTATCAGCAGTGCAACAGCGATCTGGAGCGTCACATCTATCTGCGCGCCATCCAGGACGACAACGAGACGCTGTATTTCCGCCTGGTCTCGGAGCATCTGGAAGAAATGCTGCCGATCATCTACACCCCCACGGTGGGCAAGGCGTGCCAGGAGTTTTCCAACATCTACCGCAACCACCGGGGGCTGTTCATCAACTACCCCGACCGCGACTACATGGACGACATCCTGCGCAGCGCGACCAAGGAAAAGATCAAGGTCATCGTGGTGACCGACGGCGAGCGTATCCTGGGGCTTGGCGACCAGGGCATCGGCGGCATGGGCATTCCCATCGGCAAGCTGGCCCTTTATACCGCCTGCGGCGGCATCAGCCCGGCCTATACAATGCCGATCACCCTGGACGTGGGCACCAACAACCAGGCGCTGCTCGACGACCCCATGTACATGGGCTGGCGCCACAAGCGCGTGAGCCAGGAAGAGTACGACGCCTTCATGGACCAGTTCGTCGCCGCGGTGAAGCGTCGCTGGCCCAACGCCCTGGTCCAGTTCGAGGACTTCGCCCAGGCCAATGCCGTGCCGCTTCTGGAGCGCTACCGCGACGAGCTGTGCTGCTTCAACGACGACGTTCAGGGCACCGCCTCGGTCGTGGTCGGCACGCTGATGGCCGCCTGTCAGGCGCGCCAGCAGACGCTTGCCGACCAGCGCATCGTGTTTGTCGGCGGCGGCTCCGCCGGCTGCGGCATCGCCGAGCAGGTCATCGTCGCCATGCAGGCCCAGGGGATGAGCGAAGAAAAGGCCCGGGAGCGGGTCTACATGGTCGACCGCGACGGTCTGATGACCACCGACCAGGACTGGCACCGGGACTTCCAGCGCCGGCTGGCCCACGACCCCTCGGTAGCCGCCGAATGGCAGGGCCAGGGGCTCGACGAAACCGTCGCCCAGGTCAAGCCGACCGTACTGATCGGCGTCTGCGGGCAGAAGGGCATCTTCACCGAGCGTGTGGTGCGCACCATGCACGAACACTGCGAAAACCCGGTGATCTTTCCGCTGTCCAACCCCACCTCCCAGGCGGAAGCAGTGCCCGAAGACCTTCTGGAGTGGACCAACGGCGCCGCCCTGGTGGCGACCGGCAGCCCCTTCGAGCCGGTGGTGCACAACGGCCGCAGCATTCCCATTGCCCAGTGCAACAACGCCTATATTTTCCCCGGCATCGGCCTTGGCGTGGTCTCGGCCAACGCCTCCAAGGTCACCGACGAGATGCTGATGAGCGCCTCAAGGGCGCTGGCCCGGGAAGCGCCGCTGGTCAAGGAGGGCAAGGGCGCGCTGCTGCCGGCGCTGTCGCGCATCCGCGAGATCAGCATGGCGATCGCCTTCGAGGTCGCCGCCCAGGCCCAGCACGACGGCGTGGCGCTGAAAACCGACGGCAACCGGCTGCGCGAGGCCATTGCGCGCAACTGCTGGGAACCCGAGTACCGCACGTACCGGCGTAGCGCCATCTAG
- a CDS encoding PilW family protein: MPISRQAGFTLIELMVALLIGSLIVLGAGALFLITLQTFNKVDELSRKQEAVIFAAHTLSARIRQNKEGGDSRYELKCEIGSEGQCKCTLSDEARKGQPLITFDRPLESIEPSEEDCAVENPAWSQNVVEIPLPLEKNGESITFHVTKREWVLTEYLSGAGENPDTSDDDDDDD; the protein is encoded by the coding sequence ATGCCCATATCCCGCCAGGCCGGTTTTACTCTCATCGAGCTGATGGTCGCCCTGCTGATCGGCAGCCTGATCGTGCTGGGCGCGGGGGCGCTGTTCCTTATCACCCTGCAAACCTTCAACAAGGTAGATGAGCTGAGCCGCAAGCAGGAAGCGGTGATTTTTGCTGCCCATACGTTGAGTGCGAGGATACGGCAGAATAAAGAAGGTGGAGATTCGCGCTATGAGTTGAAGTGCGAGATTGGGTCGGAAGGTCAGTGCAAATGTACATTGAGCGATGAAGCCAGAAAAGGCCAGCCGCTGATCACGTTCGATCGCCCGCTGGAAAGCATCGAACCCTCGGAGGAAGACTGCGCGGTGGAGAATCCTGCCTGGTCGCAGAACGTCGTTGAAATTCCCCTACCGCTGGAAAAAAACGGTGAGTCGATCACGTTCCATGTTACCAAGCGAGAGTGGGTATTGACGGAGTATCTCTCCGGCGCTGGCGAAAATCCCGATACTTCTGACGACGACGACGACGACGATTGA
- a CDS encoding prepilin-type N-terminal cleavage/methylation domain-containing protein has translation MPRQGGFTLIEALVALAILAFGLMGAAALQLKALHSATRSYQHSVATLAAVDAQERLWEGLRSADGCTADKLGFSGVKTDWKTRWERDTPANPLRNANLNIASNSCTYTITVTLDNTEDDDGYGSVTYTVRLPSKT, from the coding sequence ATGCCTAGGCAGGGTGGCTTTACATTGATCGAAGCGCTGGTGGCGCTGGCCATTCTCGCCTTCGGGCTGATGGGAGCTGCCGCCCTGCAGCTGAAGGCCCTGCACAGCGCCACCCGCAGCTACCAGCACTCGGTAGCCACCCTGGCCGCGGTGGATGCCCAGGAACGGCTGTGGGAAGGGCTCAGAAGCGCTGACGGCTGTACGGCCGACAAGCTGGGCTTCTCCGGCGTAAAAACGGATTGGAAAACGCGCTGGGAACGCGATACGCCGGCCAATCCCCTGCGCAACGCCAATTTGAATATCGCCTCAAATAGTTGCACCTACACGATTACCGTGACGCTGGACAACACCGAAGACGACGATGGCTACGGCAGCGTGACCTATACTGTGCGCCTGCCGAGCAAAACGTGA
- a CDS encoding tryptophan--tRNA ligase, with protein MTDSPKTRVLTGITTTGTPHLGNYVGAIKPAIEASQNPDVQTFYFLADYHALIKCQDPRRVQQSRLEIAATWLALGLDTDNAVFYRQSDIREIPELTWMLSCVSAKGLMNRAHAYKAAVAENQEAGSQDADKGITMGLFGYPVLMAADILMFNANRVPVGRDQIQHIEMARDIAGRFNHLYKGEYFALPEAAVDESVEVLGGLDGRKMSKSYNNTIPLFVSEKKLQKLVRKIKTNSLEPGEPKDPASCTLFQIYAAFATAEEAAAMRKRYAEGIGWGDAKNAVFEHLNAHLSGPRERYNALMEDPGHIEAVLEQGAERAREEAAVTMDRLRHAVGLGRFI; from the coding sequence ATGACCGATTCACCCAAAACCCGCGTGCTGACCGGCATTACCACCACCGGCACGCCCCATCTTGGCAACTACGTGGGCGCCATCAAGCCCGCGATTGAGGCAAGCCAGAATCCCGACGTGCAGACGTTCTACTTTCTGGCCGACTACCACGCCCTGATCAAATGCCAGGACCCCAGGCGCGTGCAGCAGTCGCGGTTGGAAATCGCCGCCACCTGGCTGGCCCTGGGGCTGGATACCGACAACGCCGTCTTTTATCGCCAGTCCGACATCCGCGAAATCCCCGAGCTCACCTGGATGCTCTCCTGCGTTTCGGCCAAGGGGCTGATGAACCGCGCCCACGCCTACAAGGCGGCGGTAGCCGAGAACCAGGAGGCCGGCAGCCAGGACGCCGACAAGGGCATCACCATGGGCCTTTTTGGCTACCCGGTGCTGATGGCGGCGGACATCCTGATGTTTAACGCCAACCGCGTGCCGGTGGGCCGCGATCAGATCCAGCACATCGAGATGGCACGGGATATCGCCGGGCGCTTCAACCACCTTTACAAGGGCGAGTATTTTGCCCTGCCCGAGGCGGCGGTGGACGAAAGCGTCGAGGTGCTGGGCGGGCTCGACGGACGCAAGATGTCCAAAAGCTATAACAACACCATTCCGCTGTTCGTCTCCGAGAAGAAGCTGCAGAAGCTGGTGCGCAAGATCAAGACCAACTCCCTCGAGCCCGGCGAACCCAAGGACCCCGCCAGCTGCACGCTGTTCCAGATCTACGCGGCCTTTGCCACGGCGGAGGAAGCCGCCGCCATGCGCAAGCGCTACGCCGAAGGCATCGGCTGGGGCGACGCCAAGAACGCGGTGTTCGAGCACCTCAACGCTCACCTGAGCGGCCCCCGGGAGCGCTATAATGCGCTGATGGAAGACCCCGGCCACATCGAGGCGGTGCTCGAGCAGGGCGCCGAGCGCGCCCGGGAAGAGGCCGCCGTGACCATGGACAGGCTGCGCCACGCCGTGGGGCTTGGCCGCTTTATCTGA
- a CDS encoding type IV pilin protein, translated as MLYRSAFSRAGRPDDGQRGFTLIEALVALAIVGILAAIAYPSYTSYIERSQRAEAQTVMMDIARRLERCYTDSYSYQNCDSATKKANEATSALYTKFETSPTASEYRIIATGGTRAKDGCAILKLESSGKRLPDDDPERDTECW; from the coding sequence GTGCTTTATCGCTCCGCTTTTTCCCGCGCTGGCCGTCCGGATGACGGCCAGCGCGGCTTCACTCTGATCGAAGCGCTGGTGGCGCTGGCCATCGTCGGCATTCTGGCGGCGATCGCCTATCCCTCCTATACCTCCTACATTGAGCGCAGCCAGCGTGCTGAGGCCCAAACGGTGATGATGGATATCGCTCGTCGGCTGGAGCGCTGCTATACCGACAGTTACAGCTATCAAAACTGCGACTCGGCCACAAAAAAGGCCAATGAAGCGACAAGCGCGCTATACACCAAGTTTGAAACGTCACCCACAGCCAGTGAGTACAGGATTATCGCCACAGGCGGCACCCGCGCCAAAGACGGCTGTGCAATCCTGAAGCTTGAAAGCAGCGGCAAACGTCTTCCGGATGATGATCCCGAGCGTGATACAGAGTGCTGGTAA